The segment TTCACAGCCCGCATGCATGGTGCGCACTACCTGCTCGGTAAAGATACCGCGCTGGCCGCAAACGCCGATCAATACCGTCGGTTTGATCTGCGCAATCGTCTCTTCCAGACCCTGACCATTCCACCCGGCGACTAGCGAAGGGTCGTGGGCTAAACGTCGCTGGAAGTCGCGCTGCCACTCCTGATCGCTGGTCATCAAGCCATCACGATCAACAACGAAAATGCGCGCCCGAGCTTCACTTTCGGTCAAGCCTTCGGCTTCCATGGCAACGACCACCTGCTCGGCAATCCCACAGCCCGCCGAACCGCCACCGACAAACACGACACGCTGCTGGGCAATGGTTTCATCCCGGGCCTGACAAGCGGCCATCAATGTGCCGACCACCACAGAGGCGGTGCCCTGCACATCGTCATTGAAGCAGCAAAGCTCGTTGCGGTAGCGCTCTAGCAGCGGCACCGCATTGGCCTGGGCAAAGTCCTCAAACTGCAGCAGTACGTTCGGCCAGCGGCGCTTCACAGCGGCAATAAACTCCGCCATGAAAGCATCGTACTCTTCCTGCCCTACCCGCTCATGGCGCCACCCCATGTACATGGGGTCATCCAGCAGCGCTTTGTTGTTAGTGCCCACATCAATCATGATCGGCAGTGTGTAAGCGGGGCTAATGCCGCCACAGGCGGTATACAGCGCCAGTTTACCAATCGGGATGCCCATGCCACCGATCCCCTGGTCACCCAAGCCTAGTATGCGCTCACCATCCGTCACCACGATCACTTTGACGTTATCTTTGGTGGCGCTGCGCAGAATGTCATCCATATGTTCGCGGTCAGGATAGCTAATGAACAGGCCGCGGTGGTTACGGTAAATATTGGAAAATTCCTGACACGCCTGCCCTACCGTTGGGGTATAAATAATCGGCAGCATCTCTTCAAGGTGCTGGGATACGAGCCGGAAATAGAGCGTTTCGTTGTCATCTTGAATGGCGCGAAGATGTATATGCTTCTCAAGACTGCTATGGCATTGCTGGTACTGGCGATAGGCACGCTCTAGCTGATCTTCAATGGTTTCCACCTTTTGCGGCAGCAAACCAATCAGGTTAAACGCCAAGCGCTCCTGCTGAGTAAACGCGCTGCCTTTGTTCAATAGCGGCATTTCGAGCAAAGAAGGACCGGCGTAAGGAAGGTATAGGGGGCGTCTACTCTGGGTAGTCATAAGCACTCTCTTTTTTATATCAATCACTGCTGCAATGCAGCAATATCGGGCGTTCGCGGCGTTTGAGCGTAATGTAACATGCTCCTGCGACAAAGGTGGAAGCGCGCAACCATGTCGATAAAAAAACGCCTCGGTTTAGTCGTCCTAAACCGAGGCGTAATGACGCTATTCGCTATTCCGCAAACAACGCTATTAATGATGTCTTAGCACGTTTTAGCGGTGGGTTTGCGGCCCTCTACGCCAGCGAAGAAAAACGGCCGTAGCTTAACGCCGACCATGTTGCCCGCAAACGCCGCTACCAGCCATACCCAACCGTGGAGGCTGCCAGACGCAATACCGCTGAAATAAGCGCCAATGTTGCAGCCATACGCTAAGCGAGCGCCATAACCTAGCAAGATGCCACCGATGACCGCGGCCAAGATAGACTTCAGCGGAATCCTAAAGTTAGGCGCAAAGCGCCCCGCCAAGCTGGCGGCAGCCAGTGCCCCGAGCATAATGCCCACGTTCATGACGGTAGTGATATCACTCCAAACGCTGGCTTCAAGGGCCGCTGTATTGCCAGGAGACTGCCAATAACCCCACTGGCTGACATCGCCGCCCACCAGCTCAAAGCTTTTAGCCCCCCACAGCGCAAACGCAGAGGTAATTCCCCACGGGCGCCCTGCCAGTGCCAAGGTGGCAAAGTTCAGCAGCGCTAGCGCGACGGCACCAGCAATCAAAGGCCAAGGCCCCGTCAGCCAACGCTCATAGCCATGCTTATCGACCATGGGCGCCTGCTCTAACTGACCATGGCGGCGCTTCTCCATCACCCAGGTGAAAGCAGCAATTGCAGCAAACAGCACGAGACTAATCGATATGCCACCACTAACCCCGGCAACGTTAACCAGCGATACCGGTTGAAAGGCCGGTAAGCTCTGCCACCAGGCAAAATGCGCGGTGCCAATCACCGAGCCGACAATAAAGAACACCAGAGTAATCAGCATGCGTGCGTTACCACCGCCCGCGGTGAAAAGCGTGCCAGAGGCACAGCCGCCGCCCAACTGCATGCCCACCCCGAACAGGAACGCCCCTACCAACACAGAGATACCAATGGGAGCAACGAAGCCGCGCACCTCGGTACCAAACAGGCTACCTGCGCCCAGCGCCGGGAAAAACAGCACCACGGCAATCGCCAGCATCACCATTTGTGCCCGCAAGCCACGTCCCCGCCTTTCAGTAATAAACACGCGCCAAGCCGAGGTAAAACCAAACGCGGCGTGATACAGCACCATGCCAAACAGCCCGCCGACAATCATTAGCAGACCAATGTTGGCGTCAAAGACAACCCCAATAAGCAATGCTCCCAGCACAATCGCCGCTGTGGCTATCATCGGCACGCGGTAGCTCTGCGGCGACGCAGCAGCAGCCGTTGTAGACATACACTCACCTTTTTCAATGCTAAAAGCGCCTGCTAATAAACAGACGCTCTCAGACAGTATGGATTAATGGCTATAAGCTTAACGCTGCTCTCATAGAGCGTAAAACTATTTATAAACCGTTTGATATTACGTTTTTATCTAGCTATGGCACGTCTTCCTCACGGGTGACG is part of the Halomonas alkaliantarctica genome and harbors:
- a CDS encoding NAD-dependent malic enzyme; translation: MTTQSRRPLYLPYAGPSLLEMPLLNKGSAFTQQERLAFNLIGLLPQKVETIEDQLERAYRQYQQCHSSLEKHIHLRAIQDDNETLYFRLVSQHLEEMLPIIYTPTVGQACQEFSNIYRNHRGLFISYPDREHMDDILRSATKDNVKVIVVTDGERILGLGDQGIGGMGIPIGKLALYTACGGISPAYTLPIMIDVGTNNKALLDDPMYMGWRHERVGQEEYDAFMAEFIAAVKRRWPNVLLQFEDFAQANAVPLLERYRNELCCFNDDVQGTASVVVGTLMAACQARDETIAQQRVVFVGGGSAGCGIAEQVVVAMEAEGLTESEARARIFVVDRDGLMTSDQEWQRDFQRRLAHDPSLVAGWNGQGLEETIAQIKPTVLIGVCGQRGIFTEQVVRTMHAGCEHPVIMPLSNPTSQAEAVPEDVIRWTDGQALVATGSPFAPVVYNGRTYPIAQCNNAYIFPGIGLGVIAASANRVTDEMLMSASRALAREAPLVKEGKGALLPPLSRIRDISKSIAFEVAAQAQQNGVALKTSGTTLRELIEQASWTPDYRTYRRRAF
- a CDS encoding YeeE/YedE family protein, with the protein product MSTTAAAASPQSYRVPMIATAAIVLGALLIGVVFDANIGLLMIVGGLFGMVLYHAAFGFTSAWRVFITERRGRGLRAQMVMLAIAVVLFFPALGAGSLFGTEVRGFVAPIGISVLVGAFLFGVGMQLGGGCASGTLFTAGGGNARMLITLVFFIVGSVIGTAHFAWWQSLPAFQPVSLVNVAGVSGGISISLVLFAAIAAFTWVMEKRRHGQLEQAPMVDKHGYERWLTGPWPLIAGAVALALLNFATLALAGRPWGITSAFALWGAKSFELVGGDVSQWGYWQSPGNTAALEASVWSDITTVMNVGIMLGALAAASLAGRFAPNFRIPLKSILAAVIGGILLGYGARLAYGCNIGAYFSGIASGSLHGWVWLVAAFAGNMVGVKLRPFFFAGVEGRKPTAKTC